One region of Streptomyces rishiriensis genomic DNA includes:
- a CDS encoding esterase/lipase family protein, translating into MRRHAPRRLLGVLAAATAAFTLFSAAPTAVAATAARPAASVASTARSADAAAQPLSTSTPVVFVHGYTGSASNWTTAMSVFRLNGWSSSNLFAYEYNSYGNNITNAQGLATFVNTVKARTGASKVAIVNHSMGGLVSQYYLKVLGGNTSVSHLASIAGANHGTTYAGACLMYTTCQQMYPGSSFIAQISAGDETPGATEYATWYSACDGIILPYTSTRLDGATNNNVLCQTHIGYLTDTVVLGQIADFIAS; encoded by the coding sequence ATGCGTCGTCATGCCCCGCGCCGGCTTCTCGGTGTTCTCGCGGCCGCCACCGCCGCGTTCACCCTGTTCTCCGCAGCACCGACGGCCGTCGCCGCCACCGCGGCCCGCCCGGCCGCGTCGGTCGCCTCCACCGCCCGCTCGGCCGACGCGGCCGCCCAGCCGCTGTCGACGAGCACTCCGGTCGTCTTCGTCCACGGCTACACGGGCAGCGCGTCCAACTGGACCACCGCCATGAGCGTCTTCCGGCTCAACGGCTGGTCCAGCTCCAACCTCTTCGCCTACGAGTACAACTCCTACGGCAACAACATCACCAACGCCCAGGGACTCGCGACCTTCGTCAACACCGTGAAGGCGCGGACCGGTGCGAGCAAGGTCGCCATCGTCAACCACTCGATGGGCGGCCTCGTCAGCCAGTACTACCTGAAGGTCCTGGGCGGCAACACCAGCGTCAGCCACCTCGCCTCGATCGCCGGCGCGAACCACGGCACCACCTACGCCGGCGCCTGCCTCATGTACACGACCTGTCAGCAGATGTACCCGGGCTCGTCGTTCATCGCCCAGATCAGCGCGGGCGACGAAACGCCGGGCGCCACCGAGTACGCCACCTGGTACTCGGCGTGCGACGGCATCATCCTCCCCTACACCAGCACCCGGCTGGACGGCGCGACGAACAACAACGTGCTCTGCCAGACCCACATCGGCTACCTGACGGACACGGTCGTACTCGGCCAGATCGCCGACTTCATCGCCTCCTGA